The following are encoded in a window of Maridesulfovibrio ferrireducens genomic DNA:
- the epsC gene encoding serine O-acetyltransferase EpsC encodes MVTKLGAPMLSDVVDALCEEESYQAVYHMPEHDRPMPSLEALGELVERLRAVIFPGYFGDSEIRPETMRYHIGGSLDIAYRLLVEQISRGHCFFCSTDDRTCIDCEVEAKRVAGEFMSKLPQIRKLLATDVQAAYVGDPASKSPGETIFCYPSITTLTHHRIAHELYKLKVDLIPRIIGEMAHSKTGIDIHPGAQIGEHFFIDHGTGTVIGETCIIGRNVRLYQGVTLGAKSFPQDDSGTLIKGIARHPIVEDDVIVYSGATILGRVTIGQGSVIGGNVWITRSVEAGERLLQNKCSL; translated from the coding sequence ATGGTAACTAAGCTCGGTGCTCCAATGTTGTCGGATGTAGTGGATGCTCTTTGTGAGGAAGAATCTTATCAGGCTGTTTATCATATGCCTGAACATGATCGCCCGATGCCTTCGCTTGAAGCTTTGGGTGAACTCGTGGAACGCCTTCGGGCGGTGATTTTCCCCGGATATTTCGGAGATTCAGAGATCCGTCCTGAGACTATGCGCTATCACATCGGCGGTAGTCTTGATATTGCATACAGGTTGCTTGTGGAGCAGATTTCACGCGGCCATTGTTTCTTTTGCAGCACAGACGACCGTACCTGCATTGATTGCGAAGTAGAGGCCAAGCGTGTTGCCGGTGAATTTATGTCGAAGCTTCCGCAGATCCGTAAACTTCTGGCAACTGACGTGCAGGCTGCTTACGTTGGTGATCCTGCTTCCAAAAGTCCGGGCGAAACCATTTTCTGTTATCCAAGCATTACGACTCTGACTCATCACCGCATTGCGCACGAGCTTTATAAACTTAAGGTGGACTTGATTCCCCGTATTATCGGTGAAATGGCTCATTCTAAGACCGGTATTGATATCCATCCAGGCGCACAGATCGGGGAACATTTTTTCATTGATCATGGAACGGGTACTGTTATCGGGGAAACCTGTATTATCGGGCGTAATGTTCGTCTCTATCAGGGTGTGACCCTTGGAGCAAAAAGCTTTCCGCAGGATGATTCCGGTACACTCATTAAGGGCATTGCCCGTCATCCTATAGTCGAAGACGACGTGATTGTTTATTCAGGCGCAACTATTCTGGGCCGGGTCACTATCGGTCAAGGTTCCGTTATCGGCGGTAATGTTTGGATTACGAGATCTGTTGAAGCCGGTGAAAGATTGCTTCAAAATAAATGTTCTTTGTGA
- the cysK gene encoding cysteine synthase A: MNIHESMISLVGDTPLVKLNSTAEGCAATVAAKLEFFNPCSSIKDRIGVSMIEEAEKRGDLKKGSVVVEPTSGNTGVGLAFVCAVKGYKLILTMPESMSQERKDLLKGFGAELVLTPAPQGMTGAINKAREIAEENPGSFLPMQFANPDNPKAHRAGTAEEIWRDTDGKIDIFVCGVGTGGTITGVGSVLKKYNPAIKIIAVEPSKSPVLSGGAPAPHGIQGIGAGFVPEVLQTDVIDEIFKVDDADALGMGRRLMQEEGILCGISAGAAAHAAVEIAKREENKDKLVVFIVPDTGERYLSTALFQD, from the coding sequence ATGAACATACATGAATCAATGATTTCTCTAGTAGGCGATACTCCACTGGTTAAACTTAACAGTACGGCAGAAGGCTGCGCTGCCACAGTTGCTGCCAAGCTTGAGTTCTTTAATCCGTGTTCGTCCATTAAAGACCGGATCGGTGTTTCCATGATTGAAGAGGCCGAGAAACGCGGTGACCTTAAAAAGGGTTCTGTAGTTGTTGAGCCTACCAGCGGAAATACTGGGGTCGGTCTTGCTTTTGTCTGCGCCGTAAAAGGCTATAAGCTGATTTTGACTATGCCGGAAAGTATGAGCCAGGAACGCAAAGACCTGCTTAAAGGTTTCGGAGCGGAGCTTGTTTTAACCCCGGCTCCTCAGGGCATGACCGGAGCTATCAATAAAGCCCGCGAAATTGCCGAGGAAAATCCCGGTTCATTTTTGCCCATGCAGTTTGCTAATCCCGACAATCCCAAAGCACACCGTGCCGGAACCGCAGAAGAAATATGGCGGGATACCGATGGTAAGATAGATATTTTTGTGTGCGGAGTCGGTACTGGCGGAACGATTACTGGAGTCGGTTCAGTTCTTAAAAAATATAATCCTGCTATAAAGATCATAGCTGTTGAGCCTTCTAAATCTCCAGTTCTTTCTGGCGGTGCTCCTGCTCCTCACGGAATTCAGGGTATCGGGGCCGGGTTTGTGCCTGAAGTGCTCCAGACAGATGTTATTGACGAGATATTCAAAGTTGACGATGCTGATGCTCTGGGGATGGGACGCAGGCTTATGCAGGAAGAAGGCATTTTATGTGGCATTTCTGCCGGGGCAGCGGCTCATGCTGCTGTTGAAATCGCAAAACGTGAAGAAAACAAAGATAAGCTGGTCGTTTTCATCGTTCCCGATACTGGAGAACGTTATTTAAGTACCGCGCTTTTTCAGGATTAA
- the nifS gene encoding cysteine desulfurase NifS yields MRPVYLDNNATTMVAPEVREAILPLLEDEYGNPSSMHGLGGRSGKLLSEAREKIAAGLGCSPSEIIFTSCGTEGDNTAIHSAIESQPDKKHIITTRVEHPAVLNVAKHLERKGYDITLLGVDSEGRMDLDQLRDSIRPDTALVSVMYANNESGVISPIEEMVEITKERGVLFHTDAVQAVGKIPIDLKTLPVDYLVLSGHKIHAPKGVGVLFLRRNTPFRPFMLGGHQELGRRGGTENIPGIVGLGVAMDLAVNHIEEENTRVRAMRDRLEKGLMATIPDAMVNGFEASRLPNTLSIAFKYIEGEAMLLLLDQFGICASSGSACTSGSLEPSHVLRAMGVPFTYAHGSLRFSLSVYNTDEDIDLVLKELPPIISRLREFSPFRRGDEGLDWVEDH; encoded by the coding sequence ATGCGACCAGTATATCTTGATAACAATGCCACAACAATGGTCGCTCCTGAAGTCAGGGAAGCAATTCTTCCTTTGCTCGAGGATGAATACGGAAATCCGTCCAGCATGCACGGTCTCGGCGGCAGGTCTGGAAAGTTGTTGTCTGAGGCGCGGGAAAAGATAGCTGCCGGGTTGGGTTGCAGTCCGTCGGAGATTATATTCACCTCTTGTGGAACAGAGGGTGATAATACTGCGATTCATTCTGCGATTGAGTCGCAGCCTGACAAGAAGCATATTATCACTACCCGTGTAGAGCATCCGGCTGTTTTGAATGTTGCCAAGCACCTTGAGCGCAAAGGGTATGATATAACTCTGCTCGGCGTTGATTCTGAAGGGCGTATGGACCTTGATCAGCTTCGCGATTCGATTAGACCAGATACTGCTCTTGTTTCTGTTATGTACGCGAATAATGAGTCCGGCGTTATTTCTCCCATTGAAGAAATGGTCGAGATCACAAAGGAACGCGGCGTTCTGTTTCATACCGATGCCGTTCAGGCAGTAGGCAAGATTCCTATTGATTTGAAGACGCTGCCGGTAGATTATCTGGTTTTGTCAGGCCATAAGATTCACGCTCCGAAGGGAGTAGGTGTTCTCTTTTTGCGTCGTAATACTCCGTTCAGACCCTTTATGCTGGGTGGACATCAGGAGCTTGGGCGTAGGGGCGGCACTGAGAATATTCCGGGTATTGTAGGACTCGGTGTGGCTATGGATCTTGCCGTTAATCATATTGAAGAAGAGAATACCAGAGTTCGGGCAATGCGCGACAGGCTTGAAAAGGGCCTTATGGCAACTATTCCTGATGCTATGGTGAACGGTTTTGAAGCCTCAAGACTGCCTAACACTTTGAGTATTGCGTTTAAGTATATTGAAGGCGAAGCAATGCTCCTCCTGCTCGACCAATTCGGTATCTGTGCCAGTTCCGGTTCAGCTTGTACCTCGGGAAGCCTCGAGCCTTCGCACGTTTTGCGCGCAATGGGCGTTCCGTTTACTTATGCTCACGGATCACTCAGATTCTCCTTGTCGGTGTACAATACTGATGAAGATATTGATCTGGTACTTAAGGAGCTTCCTCCGATTATCAGTCGGTTGCGTGAGTTTTCACCGTTCAGACGCGGTGATGAAGGGTTGGACTGGGTAGAAGATCATTAA
- the nifU gene encoding Fe-S cluster assembly protein NifU encodes MWEYTDKVREHFLNPKNSGTIDDADAVGEVGSLSCGDALRLFLKIDDEGRIEDAKFQTFGCASAIASSSVLTEMIKGMTVEEAEKVTNKDIAEALGGLPKEKMHCSVMGEEALEDAIRSYRGLDAVPAPEGEIICKCFGVTDVQIRHAVVENKLTTVEEVTNFTKAGGGCEDCHGRIKELIDEIRFGVTELKPVIEKPAKLTNIKRFQLVTQTIDEEIRPALHKDGGDIELIDIEGTVVIVSLRGACVGCPSSGVTLKDFVERRLKETVEDAIIVREA; translated from the coding sequence ATGTGGGAATATACTGATAAGGTTCGAGAACATTTTTTGAATCCGAAGAATAGCGGTACCATTGATGATGCGGATGCTGTCGGTGAAGTAGGAAGTCTTTCCTGCGGAGACGCATTACGTCTTTTCCTTAAGATAGATGACGAAGGCCGTATTGAAGATGCGAAGTTTCAGACATTCGGCTGTGCCAGTGCCATTGCCTCAAGCTCGGTGCTGACTGAGATGATAAAGGGAATGACCGTCGAAGAAGCTGAGAAGGTCACCAATAAGGATATTGCTGAGGCCCTTGGCGGATTGCCTAAGGAAAAGATGCACTGTTCTGTTATGGGAGAGGAAGCTCTTGAGGATGCAATAAGAAGCTATAGAGGGCTGGACGCTGTTCCGGCACCGGAAGGTGAAATCATCTGTAAGTGTTTTGGAGTGACCGATGTGCAGATCAGGCACGCGGTTGTTGAAAATAAGCTTACCACCGTGGAAGAAGTTACCAACTTCACCAAGGCCGGCGGGGGCTGCGAAGACTGTCACGGCAGGATTAAGGAACTCATAGATGAAATCCGTTTTGGCGTAACAGAATTAAAGCCTGTTATTGAAAAGCCGGCTAAGCTCACGAACATCAAGCGTTTTCAGCTTGTTACTCAGACAATTGACGAAGAAATCCGTCCGGCCCTTCATAAGGATGGCGGAGATATAGAACTTATTGATATTGAAGGAACGGTAGTAATTGTTTCTTTACGTGGAGCCTGTGTAGGCTGCCCCTCCAGTGGTGTGACGCTTAAGGATTTTGTTGAGCGCAGACTGAAGGAAACCGTGGAAGACGCTATAATTGTCCGGGAGGCGTAA
- the buk gene encoding butyrate kinase encodes MAQKILVINPGSTSTKVAIFCDNEVCFDAEVRHPREIIDKYSTVMDQKSFRTEQVLSLIDESLKEGQPDIVVGRGGLLRAIPGGPYLINDEMIADLESAKYGAHPCNLGAMIARDLAAKWGVPAMIMDPVVTDEMDPVAKITGFPEITRRSVFHALSQRGVARTVAAKLGIEYEKGKFIVAHLGGGVSIGAHRNGRVVDVVNALDGEGPFSPERSGSLPVLPVLELLASGKFSYDELRKKVTSGSGLLGLLGTNDLREVEARIVAGDEEAKLVFEALAYNLSKYISSFVPVLMKEDSAKKPVTAIILTGGGAKSLRLVNAVEDMVGSIANVHVITGLEEMEVMGRGGLAVLRNELVPAEYFAAVSSEKTK; translated from the coding sequence ATGGCGCAAAAAATTCTTGTTATAAATCCAGGCTCCACCTCTACAAAGGTTGCTATTTTTTGTGACAATGAAGTTTGTTTTGATGCTGAAGTGCGGCATCCTCGAGAGATTATAGATAAATATTCAACAGTAATGGACCAGAAAAGTTTCCGCACTGAGCAGGTTTTATCTCTTATTGATGAGTCCTTAAAAGAAGGACAGCCTGATATCGTCGTCGGTAGAGGCGGTTTGCTTAGAGCTATTCCTGGTGGACCTTACTTAATAAATGATGAAATGATTGCTGATCTTGAAAGTGCAAAATACGGTGCTCACCCCTGCAATCTCGGTGCAATGATTGCCCGCGATTTGGCAGCAAAATGGGGCGTGCCTGCTATGATAATGGACCCGGTTGTTACAGACGAGATGGACCCGGTAGCTAAAATTACGGGTTTTCCGGAAATTACCCGCAGAAGCGTTTTCCATGCCCTCAGTCAAAGAGGTGTGGCCCGGACTGTTGCCGCAAAACTCGGCATTGAATATGAAAAAGGGAAATTTATTGTGGCCCATTTAGGGGGCGGAGTTTCTATCGGAGCTCATAGAAACGGACGCGTTGTCGATGTGGTAAATGCTCTTGACGGAGAAGGCCCTTTCAGCCCCGAGAGATCTGGTAGTTTGCCTGTTTTGCCCGTGCTTGAACTTCTTGCTTCAGGAAAATTTTCTTATGATGAATTGCGTAAAAAGGTTACTTCCGGTTCGGGACTTCTCGGGTTGCTTGGAACCAATGATCTGCGTGAAGTTGAAGCCCGTATTGTTGCGGGAGATGAAGAAGCAAAGCTTGTTTTTGAAGCACTGGCTTATAATCTTTCAAAATACATAAGCTCATTTGTTCCGGTTTTGATGAAGGAAGACTCGGCTAAAAAACCTGTGACTGCGATAATTCTTACAGGTGGAGGAGCCAAAAGTCTTCGGCTTGTTAATGCTGTTGAAGATATGGTCGGTTCCATTGCGAATGTGCATGTTATAACCGGATTGGAAGAAATGGAAGTTATGGGTCGCGGAGGGCTGGCTGTTCTTCGCAATGAACTTGTTCCTGCTGAATATTTTGCTGCCGTTTCTTCGGAAAAAACAAAGTAA
- a CDS encoding TetR/AcrR family transcriptional regulator: protein MPFKLVPINTLTATRKKILHATYKCLAQTGFNNLTADEIALRSGISRKVIFHYYKGIENILSDLAESSFYWPSTEELLANTPDEFPDICPEKQVGAFFLSLRKELEERPETLRILAWEMLERSALSEELEDVRVRTALEFFEHLGPDVPDEVDLAAAVALLGGGISYLAIRSLNTKTYGGVSLQDEIGWERLEHAMHCMLKGLLFP from the coding sequence ATGCCCTTTAAACTTGTTCCTATCAATACACTCACCGCTACACGCAAAAAAATTCTTCATGCAACATACAAATGTCTGGCGCAAACAGGATTCAACAATCTCACTGCCGATGAAATCGCTTTGAGATCAGGCATTTCGAGAAAAGTTATTTTCCATTACTATAAAGGGATTGAAAATATTTTAAGCGACCTTGCCGAATCAAGTTTTTATTGGCCCAGCACAGAAGAACTTTTAGCGAATACCCCTGATGAATTCCCTGACATATGCCCGGAAAAGCAGGTGGGAGCCTTTTTTCTTTCACTTCGCAAAGAACTTGAAGAAAGACCTGAAACCCTAAGAATACTGGCTTGGGAAATGCTTGAACGCTCTGCCTTATCAGAAGAGCTTGAAGATGTAAGGGTTAGAACTGCATTGGAGTTCTTTGAGCATTTAGGGCCGGACGTACCTGATGAAGTTGATCTCGCGGCAGCCGTCGCCCTGCTCGGCGGCGGAATTTCGTATCTTGCCATTCGCTCGCTTAATACCAAGACATACGGCGGCGTAAGCCTTCAGGACGAAATTGGCTGGGAAAGACTTGAGCATGCGATGCATTGCATGCTCAAGGGGTTACTTTTCCCGTAA
- a CDS encoding TetR/AcrR family transcriptional regulator: MKGKNKKDAILYAAQETFGRYGYAGTTVKMISERAGVAFGLVSHYFGSKEELFLTAGIAMVEDLMEYLNAEISETTSGIDGVAAFMKSYLYYTLKHRNTFPILLRCSPFSDVQIDMDRTRIALKFQQLLNIIRECVDRGIEDGSIRELSIDDTTTIIYSNIVGTVRTRFLSPYDLPNLYEETTEFVTRSIRSR; encoded by the coding sequence ATGAAAGGTAAAAATAAAAAAGATGCTATCCTTTACGCTGCTCAGGAAACCTTTGGGCGTTACGGATATGCAGGAACTACCGTTAAAATGATTTCTGAGCGGGCTGGCGTGGCATTCGGCCTTGTCTCGCACTACTTCGGATCAAAAGAAGAACTATTTCTTACCGCCGGTATTGCCATGGTAGAAGACCTCATGGAATATTTGAATGCAGAAATCAGTGAAACTACCTCAGGAATTGACGGTGTTGCAGCCTTCATGAAAAGTTACCTGTACTACACTTTGAAACATCGCAACACATTTCCGATCCTGCTTCGCTGCTCCCCTTTCAGTGATGTGCAAATAGACATGGACCGGACAAGAATCGCGCTTAAATTCCAGCAACTTCTTAACATTATCCGCGAATGTGTAGACCGGGGAATCGAAGACGGCTCCATCAGGGAACTCTCCATCGACGATACCACCACTATCATTTATTCCAACATTGTCGGTACGGTCAGAACCAGATTTCTGTCCCCTTACGACCTGCCGAACTTGTACGAAGAAACAACTGAATTTGTTACCAGAAGTATCAGATCACGCTAA
- a CDS encoding DUF1007 family protein — MRIDPPQLFKKKSLTLLLFFLVATAQLIPLAPTQAYAHPHVFVDCSLIFEFDSKGLKGVRQKWSFDEMFAVMILGDFDTDRNNILSQDEAEAIENGAFVNLKNFNYFTTIIIDGQPYTINEVTEFTPSIEKNTLVYEFFIPCRVEEKGTKHTVIAAIYDDSLYTAIQLDYKNQIKYLPNTTSAQLDVDLASELTSTYTQMAPEAAFLTFSPK; from the coding sequence ATGAGAATTGACCCACCGCAACTGTTTAAAAAAAAAAGCCTTACTCTTTTATTGTTTTTTTTAGTTGCGACAGCACAATTAATTCCGCTTGCCCCGACACAAGCTTACGCACATCCGCATGTTTTTGTGGACTGCTCTTTAATTTTTGAATTCGACTCAAAGGGATTGAAAGGGGTCAGGCAAAAATGGAGTTTTGATGAAATGTTCGCGGTCATGATCCTTGGTGATTTTGATACGGACCGTAATAACATCCTCTCTCAGGACGAGGCAGAAGCAATTGAAAACGGGGCTTTCGTAAATCTTAAAAATTTCAATTACTTCACAACTATAATAATTGATGGACAGCCGTACACAATCAATGAAGTGACCGAATTCACTCCATCAATTGAAAAAAATACTCTTGTTTATGAGTTTTTCATCCCGTGCCGCGTGGAAGAAAAAGGAACAAAACACACCGTCATAGCCGCCATATATGATGACAGCCTCTACACCGCCATTCAACTAGATTATAAAAATCAGATTAAATATCTGCCAAACACAACTTCTGCTCAGTTAGACGTTGATTTAGCAAGTGAATTAACCTCGACATATACCCAAATGGCACCTGAAGCTGCCTTTCTTACCTTTAGCCCAAAATGA
- a CDS encoding nickel/cobalt transporter, with amino-acid sequence MKYKIIFFLLLPLMLITATTSFTPAAVAATNPFLSQKKESVQSPSSKTETAKKFSDSTKIKNNHSKSFYDSAITKVILLQKDIRAKLTVFSRDIKKNSFGKSFWFFLLFSFAYGVVHAVGPGHGKSVVCAYFLSRRGTIYTAVFMSWVITLVHVGSATVAVCLAYLLLSSGMSGFENFNYHLQTASFALVLLIGLWMLFGVIESFFKRNQENRSEPTKCASLKEITAVAFVTGLVPCPGAAIILVYTLSSGILWAGLTAMLFLATGMALTTSIFALTAAKARSFMDRAARGKKAQIFYTAISLSGSLIIISFGALMLSSHL; translated from the coding sequence ATGAAATATAAAATAATTTTCTTTCTCTTACTGCCCCTGATGCTCATCACTGCGACAACTTCGTTTACCCCTGCTGCTGTTGCTGCGACCAACCCTTTTCTTTCTCAAAAAAAAGAATCAGTTCAGTCGCCAAGCTCAAAGACAGAAACGGCAAAGAAGTTTTCCGATTCCACCAAGATCAAAAACAATCATTCAAAAAGTTTTTACGACTCTGCCATAACAAAAGTAATCCTTTTGCAAAAGGACATACGGGCAAAACTGACTGTCTTTTCCCGTGACATTAAAAAGAACTCCTTCGGAAAATCATTCTGGTTTTTTCTACTTTTTTCCTTTGCATACGGAGTTGTCCATGCAGTCGGCCCCGGACATGGTAAATCTGTGGTCTGCGCTTACTTTCTTTCACGCCGCGGGACAATATACACAGCAGTGTTCATGTCCTGGGTCATCACCCTCGTGCATGTGGGATCTGCAACTGTGGCTGTCTGCCTTGCATATTTACTTCTCAGCAGCGGAATGTCCGGTTTTGAAAATTTCAACTATCACTTGCAGACTGCAAGCTTTGCGCTGGTTTTACTCATCGGACTATGGATGTTGTTTGGCGTAATCGAATCCTTCTTCAAAAGAAATCAGGAAAACCGCTCCGAACCGACAAAATGCGCTTCACTAAAAGAAATCACTGCTGTTGCGTTTGTAACAGGACTTGTTCCGTGCCCCGGAGCTGCAATTATTCTTGTTTATACTCTATCCTCCGGGATTTTATGGGCCGGATTGACTGCCATGCTTTTCCTTGCAACGGGAATGGCTTTGACTACCTCAATTTTTGCACTTACCGCCGCTAAAGCAAGATCCTTTATGGACCGTGCCGCAAGAGGGAAGAAGGCTCAAATATTCTACACAGCTATATCCCTTTCCGGCTCACTGATAATTATTTCCTTCGGTGCCCTCATGCTGAGTTCTCACCTCTAA